A single Curtobacterium sp. MCJR17_020 DNA region contains:
- a CDS encoding GPP34 family phosphoprotein, producing MAEQLTVPQAFALLQVEPDGRKSLDGQTLDTGLAGAVLADLALRGAVSLQNGLVTVVDGAATGDPVLDGVVGSIAASGAPRKAKWWVSRLGKQRLRDDVLAGLVERGIISVEQGKVLGLFPTTKHPERDGAPEALLRSGIADVLARRATPAPFSAAVIGLLDATNTLRKQFGAVDKGLVKEITSGTWASPAVKAVLEEIQAAAMIVIIAATTATTTTVITS from the coding sequence ATGGCTGAGCAACTCACGGTCCCCCAGGCGTTCGCGCTCCTCCAGGTCGAGCCCGACGGCCGCAAGTCCCTCGACGGGCAGACGCTGGACACCGGTCTCGCGGGAGCGGTCCTCGCCGACCTCGCGCTCCGCGGTGCCGTCTCGCTGCAGAACGGCCTGGTCACCGTCGTCGACGGCGCCGCCACGGGCGACCCCGTGCTCGACGGCGTCGTCGGCTCGATCGCTGCGTCCGGCGCGCCGCGCAAGGCGAAGTGGTGGGTGAGCCGGCTCGGGAAGCAGCGGCTCCGCGACGACGTCCTCGCCGGACTCGTCGAGCGAGGGATCATCAGCGTCGAGCAGGGCAAGGTGCTCGGGCTCTTCCCCACCACGAAGCACCCGGAGCGCGACGGGGCCCCGGAGGCACTGCTGCGATCGGGCATCGCGGACGTCCTGGCCCGGCGGGCGACCCCGGCACCGTTCTCCGCTGCGGTCATCGGGCTGCTCGACGCGACGAACACGCTCCGCAAGCAGTTCGGCGCGGTCGACAAGGGACTGGTGAAGGAGATCACCTCGGGCACCTGGGCCAGCCCCGCCGTCAAGGCCGTGCTCGAGGAGATCCAGGCCGCGGCGATGATCGTCATCATTGCGGCGACCACCGCGACGACGACCACGGTCATCACGAGCTGA
- a CDS encoding HNH endonuclease family protein, which translates to MTSRRRRRTRISLTSVLVVLALAVGGYALDATGVLGPDADAAAGPTAVATATVGTDSDAPEPSRASSPTGPTGPTDPTVSTSTDTDAADARALLATLPVRGKAAGTGYDRTGEFGSAWIDVDHNGCDTRNDVLARDLSAIVRQGPCKVMTGTLVSPYTGATIDFVRGNTTSTLVQIDHVVALENAWRTGAQQLSQSEREALANDPSNLFAVDGRSNSQKRSGDAATWLPANKAFRCTYIEHQVSVKAKYRLWVAPAERDAMERVLGAC; encoded by the coding sequence ATGACGTCCCGCCGACGCCGCCGCACCCGCATCAGCCTCACCTCCGTCCTCGTCGTCCTGGCCCTCGCGGTCGGGGGCTACGCGCTCGACGCCACCGGCGTCCTCGGACCGGACGCCGACGCGGCTGCCGGTCCGACGGCGGTCGCCACGGCCACCGTCGGCACGGACAGCGACGCACCGGAGCCGAGCCGGGCCTCCAGTCCGACGGGTCCGACGGGTCCGACGGATCCGACCGTCAGCACGTCGACCGACACCGACGCTGCGGACGCCCGCGCGCTCCTCGCCACGCTGCCCGTCAGGGGCAAGGCCGCCGGCACCGGATACGACCGCACGGGCGAGTTCGGCAGCGCGTGGATCGACGTCGACCACAACGGCTGCGACACCCGGAACGACGTGCTCGCGCGCGACCTCAGCGCCATCGTGCGCCAGGGGCCGTGCAAGGTGATGACCGGCACGCTCGTGTCGCCGTACACCGGGGCGACGATCGACTTCGTGCGCGGCAACACGACCTCGACCCTCGTGCAGATCGACCACGTCGTCGCGCTCGAGAACGCCTGGCGCACCGGTGCCCAGCAGCTCAGCCAGTCGGAGCGGGAGGCCCTGGCGAACGACCCGTCGAACCTGTTCGCCGTCGACGGCCGGTCGAACTCGCAGAAGCGCTCGGGTGACGCCGCGACCTGGCTGCCCGCGAACAAGGCCTTCCGCTGCACCTACATCGAACACCAGGTGTCCGTGAAGGCCAAGTACCGTCTGTGGGTCGCGCCGGCCGAGCGCGATGCGATGGAGCGGGTGCTCGGCGCCTGCTGA
- a CDS encoding aldo/keto reductase, which yields MTDYANPSVSVTGGSMPLLGFGTWQIPDGEAPAAVGEALAAGYRHIDTATGYSNQRGVGKALTESGLARDDVFVTTKLPPDNADRVRETIEESLDQLGLDHLDLWLVHWPPNGEARPDVWEQVVQAQADGLTRAVGVSNYSLDQIDELVTATGTTPAVNQIKWSPVEYDKTIADGLAERGVVLEGYSPFKASNLQDPTLLDIAGEHDADSAQVIVAWHVAHGFVVIPKSSNPERIRSNAAGARIELSADEVTAIDALAR from the coding sequence ATGACCGATTACGCGAATCCGTCCGTGTCCGTCACCGGTGGGTCGATGCCGCTCCTGGGCTTCGGCACCTGGCAGATCCCCGACGGCGAGGCCCCCGCCGCCGTCGGCGAAGCACTGGCGGCCGGGTACCGCCACATCGACACCGCCACCGGCTACAGCAACCAGCGTGGCGTGGGCAAGGCCCTTACCGAGTCCGGACTCGCCCGCGACGACGTGTTCGTGACGACGAAGTTGCCGCCGGACAACGCCGACCGCGTGCGCGAGACGATCGAGGAGAGCCTCGACCAGCTCGGCCTCGACCACCTGGACCTCTGGCTCGTGCACTGGCCGCCGAACGGCGAGGCCCGCCCGGACGTGTGGGAGCAGGTCGTCCAGGCGCAGGCCGACGGACTGACCCGAGCCGTGGGTGTGAGCAACTACTCGCTCGACCAGATCGACGAGCTCGTCACCGCGACCGGCACGACCCCGGCCGTGAACCAGATCAAGTGGAGCCCGGTCGAGTACGACAAGACGATCGCCGACGGGTTGGCCGAGCGCGGGGTCGTGCTCGAGGGCTACAGCCCCTTCAAGGCGAGCAACCTGCAGGACCCGACGCTGCTCGACATCGCGGGCGAGCACGACGCGGACAGCGCCCAGGTCATCGTCGCGTGGCACGTCGCGCACGGCTTCGTCGTCATCCCGAAGTCGTCGAACCCGGAGCGCATCCGGTCGAACGCTGCCGGTGCCCGCATCGAGCTCTCGGCGGACGAGGTCACGGCGATCGACGCGCTCGCACGCTGA
- a CDS encoding DEAD/DEAH box helicase has product MPAAPMIDAVDVIRFVGPQTFGRARDVVRAGLVDDAVWNADDGTVTATVSGTADDPYECRIDMTVARGDFIRPVRSTCSCPLGGDCKHVAAALLTINARALAANAGPRPEAPAPPPSDWRHDLARLAGDDVQAVTPQGTRMGLQFELRDAVPAALAARARAAGRALPAPSRTVRLGVRPVTRSDAGNWVRGQLTWGTLPYSQNRLGLGAEQHGWFMQLAALHRAGQLAGLPGESDWLHLDDFRSPLLWPLLRQASGLDIAFVTGKREGGAVLGEQAQVLLDVARHDDAVVIGASAVLDGRPVVPGAARMVGDHGVYVFRESPEFTVGLAPTPAPVPEDQRRMLLEGTRITVPTAEVDEFLADWSPRLRGALGLVSSDGSVELPERTPPELVLTATFEPARAPRTDDRVHLHWRWHVDGRKDPVSLHGPLPDLSGLRAADDPASTDDPASTDDPASTDAATADADAPAALEPATSTARADDATAGEPPVRPAGPGGGLDWFQDGTIDGADVAVFANEFLPELPALGVRTVVQGERLDYERLSGRPHIRVTTMPSDKHDWFDLGIIVSVNGKQIPFTPLLTALAGRQRRLKLVDNSYLSLADPAFDRLKELIDEARDLDEWEPDQPIQVTPLQAGLWTEFDLLADETSHDERWQAITAGLMGATPPGDVPVPETVHAELRPYQHAGYAWLSFLASHGIGGVLADDMGLGKTLQVLAMVAARRAAEPDGPPFLVVAPTSVVGNWVAEAAKFTPSLRVAAVTSTSLKDPGLVARTASQADVVVTSYALLRLDSPAWTDLPWSALVLDEAQFVKNPQSQTHRVASELQAPVKFAITGTPLENGLTDLWALFHIVAPGLLSTWTRFGDDYVKPLASPDLRGEARQQLTARLRRRIRPLMLRRTKQAVAADLPPKQEQVVRVTLDPAHRELYERTLNRERLKVLDLIDDLSKNRMIVFRSLTLLRMLALSPALVSSGSDSPLSPSTPIPSAKLDLLLDELEQLAAEGRRALVFSQFTSFLRMVSDALDERGVGYEYLDGSTRKRPQVIERFRQGSAPAFLISLKAGGFGLTLTEADTVFVLDPWWNPAAESQAVDRTHRIGQTRSVSVQRFIAEDTIEEKVLALAARKAELFATMIDDDALFADDLTADDIRSLLA; this is encoded by the coding sequence GTGCCAGCAGCCCCGATGATCGACGCCGTCGACGTCATCCGTTTCGTCGGGCCGCAGACCTTCGGTCGCGCACGCGACGTCGTGCGCGCCGGTCTGGTCGACGATGCCGTCTGGAACGCCGACGACGGCACCGTCACGGCGACCGTCTCCGGCACCGCCGACGACCCCTACGAGTGCCGCATCGACATGACCGTGGCGCGCGGCGACTTCATCCGCCCGGTCCGCAGCACGTGCAGCTGCCCGCTCGGCGGCGACTGCAAGCACGTCGCCGCCGCGCTGCTCACCATCAACGCGCGTGCCCTGGCCGCCAACGCCGGCCCGCGACCGGAAGCGCCGGCTCCGCCGCCCTCGGACTGGAGGCACGACCTCGCCCGCCTCGCCGGTGACGACGTGCAGGCGGTCACCCCGCAGGGCACCCGGATGGGTCTGCAGTTCGAGTTGCGTGACGCGGTCCCCGCCGCCCTCGCGGCCCGTGCCCGCGCCGCCGGCCGCGCCCTGCCGGCGCCGTCCCGCACGGTCCGGCTCGGGGTCCGACCGGTGACCCGGAGCGACGCCGGCAACTGGGTGCGCGGGCAGCTCACCTGGGGCACGCTCCCCTACTCGCAGAACCGCCTGGGCCTCGGCGCCGAGCAGCACGGGTGGTTCATGCAGCTCGCGGCCCTGCACCGTGCCGGCCAGCTCGCGGGATTGCCCGGCGAGAGCGACTGGCTCCACCTCGACGACTTCCGCAGCCCGCTCCTGTGGCCGTTGCTCCGGCAGGCGTCGGGGCTCGACATCGCCTTCGTCACCGGCAAGCGCGAGGGCGGCGCGGTCCTCGGCGAGCAGGCCCAGGTGCTGCTCGACGTCGCCCGGCACGACGACGCCGTGGTGATCGGCGCGAGCGCGGTGCTCGACGGCCGCCCGGTGGTCCCCGGTGCCGCACGGATGGTCGGCGACCACGGTGTGTACGTGTTCCGCGAGAGCCCGGAGTTCACCGTCGGGCTCGCACCGACCCCGGCGCCCGTGCCCGAGGACCAACGGCGCATGCTCCTCGAGGGCACCCGCATCACGGTGCCGACGGCCGAGGTCGACGAGTTCCTGGCCGACTGGTCGCCCCGGCTGCGCGGTGCCCTCGGGCTCGTCAGCTCCGACGGGTCGGTCGAGCTGCCCGAGCGGACCCCGCCCGAGCTCGTGCTGACGGCGACGTTCGAGCCCGCCCGGGCGCCCCGCACCGACGACCGGGTGCACCTCCACTGGCGCTGGCACGTCGACGGCCGCAAGGACCCGGTGTCGCTGCACGGGCCACTCCCCGACCTGTCCGGGCTCCGCGCCGCGGACGATCCAGCCAGCACCGACGACCCCGCGAGCACCGACGACCCGGCCAGCACCGATGCGGCGACTGCCGACGCCGACGCACCCGCGGCCCTGGAACCCGCCACGTCGACAGCGCGAGCCGACGACGCGACCGCGGGCGAGCCTCCCGTCCGCCCTGCCGGACCCGGTGGCGGACTGGACTGGTTCCAGGACGGCACCATCGACGGGGCCGACGTCGCGGTGTTCGCGAACGAGTTCCTGCCGGAGTTGCCGGCGCTCGGCGTCCGGACCGTCGTGCAGGGCGAACGCCTCGACTACGAGCGGTTGAGCGGGCGGCCGCACATCCGCGTCACGACGATGCCGTCGGACAAGCACGACTGGTTCGACCTCGGCATCATCGTGAGCGTGAACGGCAAGCAGATCCCGTTCACGCCCCTGCTCACCGCGCTGGCCGGCCGGCAGCGACGCCTCAAGCTCGTCGACAACTCGTACCTGTCGCTCGCCGACCCCGCGTTCGACCGACTCAAGGAACTCATCGACGAGGCCCGCGACCTCGACGAGTGGGAGCCCGACCAGCCGATCCAGGTGACGCCGCTGCAGGCCGGGCTGTGGACCGAGTTCGACCTGCTCGCCGACGAGACCTCGCACGACGAACGCTGGCAGGCGATCACTGCGGGGCTGATGGGTGCGACTCCCCCGGGTGACGTCCCGGTGCCGGAGACCGTGCACGCCGAACTGCGGCCGTACCAGCACGCCGGGTACGCCTGGCTGTCGTTCCTGGCGTCGCACGGCATCGGCGGGGTGCTCGCCGACGACATGGGCCTCGGCAAGACCCTGCAGGTGCTCGCGATGGTCGCTGCCCGTCGTGCCGCCGAACCCGACGGGCCGCCGTTCCTCGTCGTCGCACCGACCTCGGTCGTCGGCAACTGGGTGGCCGAGGCGGCGAAGTTCACGCCGTCGCTGCGGGTCGCGGCCGTCACCTCGACGTCGCTGAAGGACCCCGGTCTCGTCGCCCGCACGGCATCGCAGGCAGACGTCGTCGTCACGTCGTACGCGCTGCTCCGGCTCGACTCGCCGGCGTGGACCGACCTGCCGTGGTCGGCGCTCGTGCTCGACGAGGCGCAGTTCGTGAAGAACCCGCAGTCGCAGACCCACCGGGTGGCGTCCGAGCTGCAGGCACCCGTGAAGTTCGCGATCACCGGGACCCCGCTCGAGAACGGGCTGACCGACCTGTGGGCGCTGTTCCACATCGTCGCGCCCGGGCTGCTGTCCACATGGACCCGGTTCGGTGACGACTACGTGAAGCCGCTCGCCTCGCCCGACCTGCGGGGCGAAGCCCGCCAGCAGCTCACCGCGAGGCTCCGGCGGCGGATCCGGCCGCTCATGCTCCGCCGGACGAAGCAGGCCGTCGCCGCCGACCTGCCGCCGAAGCAGGAGCAGGTCGTCCGGGTCACGCTCGACCCCGCGCACCGTGAGCTGTACGAGCGCACGCTCAACCGCGAGCGACTGAAGGTCCTCGACCTGATCGACGACCTGTCGAAGAACCGGATGATCGTGTTCCGGTCGCTGACGCTGCTGCGGATGCTCGCGCTGTCGCCGGCGTTGGTCTCGAGCGGGTCGGACTCGCCCCTGTCGCCGTCGACGCCGATCCCGTCCGCCAAGCTCGACCTGCTGCTCGACGAACTCGAGCAGCTCGCGGCAGAGGGCCGACGCGCCCTGGTGTTCAGCCAGTTCACGTCGTTCCTGCGGATGGTGTCCGATGCCCTCGACGAACGGGGCGTCGGCTACGAGTACCTCGACGGCTCGACGCGCAAACGCCCACAGGTCATCGAGCGCTTCCGGCAGGGCAGCGCGCCCGCGTTCCTCATCTCGCTGAAGGCCGGCGGCTTCGGGCTCACCCTGACCGAGGCCGACACCGTGTTCGTGCTCGACCCGTGGTGGAACCCCGCCGCCGAGTCGCAGGCCGTCGACCGCACCCACCGCATCGGGCAGACCCGGTCGGTCAGCGTGCAGCGCTTCATCGCCGAGGACACCATCGAGGAGAAGGTCCTGGCACTCGCCGCGCGCAAGGCCGAGCTGTTCGCCACGATGATCGACGACGACGCCCTGTTCGCCGACGACCTGACCGCCGACGACATCCGGTCGCTGCTCGCCTGA
- a CDS encoding amino acid permease codes for MTTTTRTLFRRKPIETIDDDTGAEGGLKRHLGLWQLTAIGIGGIIGAGIFTLAGTVANGVAGPAVLISFLVAGVASAAAALSYAEFAGLIPKAGSAYTYGYAVLGEIVGWFIGWDLLLEYTAIVAVVAIGISGYVGFLVGQFGIDLPAWMLGAPGTGDGHVIDVFAIILCLVTAFVLTRGIRSAARFEFVAVGIKVALVVLIVVLGVFHINSANYSPYFPFGFGGVMTGAATVFFAVFGYDAMSTAAEESVDARKHMPKAILLSLGISMVLYVLATLVLTGMQKYTDIDPASGFSSAFASVGLGGVANVIAIGAIVGIVTVLVTFMLGASRVWFSMSRDGLMPKWFSKTDPKRHVPTRVTWILGIASAILAGVLPIGVVAELTNIGILLAFVVVCSAVIVLRYRQPDLDRQFRLPFMPVIPIIGVIASLWLVTFLQWETWVRFAVWFAIGLGVYFGYSRKHSKLAAAEPTDTEKRSA; via the coding sequence GTGACGACGACGACACGCACGCTCTTCCGACGGAAGCCCATCGAGACGATCGATGACGACACCGGAGCCGAGGGTGGCCTGAAACGGCACCTCGGCCTCTGGCAGCTCACCGCGATCGGCATCGGCGGCATCATCGGCGCGGGGATCTTCACCCTCGCCGGCACCGTGGCGAACGGCGTCGCCGGTCCAGCGGTCCTCATCAGCTTCCTGGTCGCCGGCGTCGCGAGTGCCGCCGCAGCGTTGTCGTACGCCGAGTTCGCCGGCCTCATCCCGAAGGCCGGCAGCGCGTACACGTACGGCTACGCGGTCCTCGGCGAGATCGTCGGGTGGTTCATCGGCTGGGACCTGCTGCTCGAGTACACCGCGATCGTGGCGGTGGTCGCGATCGGCATCTCCGGCTACGTCGGGTTCCTGGTGGGCCAGTTCGGCATCGACCTGCCCGCGTGGATGCTCGGCGCCCCCGGCACCGGCGACGGCCACGTGATCGACGTCTTCGCGATCATCCTGTGCCTCGTCACCGCGTTCGTGCTCACCCGCGGCATCCGCAGCGCCGCCCGGTTCGAGTTCGTCGCCGTCGGCATCAAGGTCGCGCTCGTCGTGCTCATCGTCGTGCTCGGCGTGTTCCACATCAACAGCGCGAACTACTCCCCCTACTTCCCGTTCGGCTTCGGTGGCGTGATGACCGGCGCCGCGACGGTGTTCTTCGCGGTGTTCGGCTACGACGCCATGTCCACCGCGGCCGAGGAGTCCGTCGACGCCCGCAAGCACATGCCGAAGGCGATCCTGCTGTCCCTCGGCATCTCGATGGTCCTGTACGTGCTGGCGACGCTGGTGCTGACGGGGATGCAGAAGTACACCGACATCGACCCGGCCTCGGGCTTCTCGTCGGCGTTCGCGTCGGTCGGCCTGGGTGGTGTCGCGAACGTGATCGCGATCGGCGCCATCGTCGGCATCGTCACGGTGCTCGTCACGTTCATGCTCGGCGCCAGCCGCGTCTGGTTCTCGATGAGCCGTGACGGCCTGATGCCGAAGTGGTTCTCGAAGACCGACCCGAAGCGCCACGTCCCGACCCGCGTCACGTGGATCCTCGGCATCGCGTCGGCGATCCTGGCGGGCGTCCTGCCGATCGGAGTCGTCGCGGAACTCACGAACATCGGGATCCTGCTCGCGTTCGTGGTGGTCTGCTCCGCGGTCATCGTGCTCCGCTACCGCCAGCCCGACCTCGACCGTCAGTTCCGGCTGCCGTTCATGCCGGTCATCCCGATCATCGGCGTCATCGCGTCCCTGTGGCTCGTGACGTTCCTGCAGTGGGAGACGTGGGTGCGGTTCGCGGTCTGGTTCGCGATCGGCTTGGGCGTGTACTTCGGGTACTCGCGGAAGCACAGCAAGCTGGCGGCAGCCGAGCCCACGGACACGGAGAAGCGGTCGGCCTAG
- a CDS encoding DUF427 domain-containing protein gives MRHPTRIEPGLGQESVWDYPRPPAVEPVTARVVVRFGGTVVADTTDAVRVLETSHPPVYYLPMADLDLRPAQGSSMCEFKGRARYFDVVGGDGTVASRAAWNYPTPEPGYESLRDRVAIYPSAMDSCEVGGEVVQSQDGDFYGGWITSDVVGPFKGAPGTLGW, from the coding sequence ATGCGCCATCCCACACGGATCGAACCCGGCCTCGGACAAGAATCGGTCTGGGACTACCCCCGCCCGCCCGCCGTCGAGCCCGTCACCGCCCGCGTCGTCGTCCGGTTCGGCGGCACCGTCGTGGCCGACACGACCGATGCCGTTCGGGTCCTCGAGACCTCGCACCCGCCGGTGTACTACCTGCCGATGGCCGACCTCGACCTCCGCCCCGCCCAGGGGTCGAGCATGTGCGAGTTCAAGGGCCGGGCGCGGTACTTCGACGTGGTCGGCGGGGACGGCACCGTCGCGAGCCGCGCCGCGTGGAACTACCCGACGCCGGAGCCGGGGTACGAGTCGCTCCGGGACCGCGTCGCGATCTACCCGTCGGCGATGGACTCGTGCGAGGTCGGCGGCGAGGTCGTGCAGTCGCAGGACGGCGACTTCTACGGCGGCTGGATCACGTCGGACGTCGTCGGACCGTTCAAGGGAGCGCCCGGCACGCTCGGCTGGTGA
- a CDS encoding DUF6264 family protein, which produces MDAPARSSGPADAGSAPGSGPESVPGSGPESVPGARLDPLGSAPARFGREARHPLAGRRRVADMVASTALLVVLTLEALAAGWGIKLMSLAFVSCAAPGNTCNVGLGDSVVTVGPILIALVLVASIVVCILRLVRRRLAWPVVLVGMAAVVAVFFAALLLIESSVTHGI; this is translated from the coding sequence ATGGACGCGCCCGCCCGGTCGTCCGGTCCGGCTGACGCCGGTTCGGCTCCCGGGTCCGGGCCGGAGTCGGTGCCCGGCTCGGGTCCGGAGTCGGTCCCGGGGGCGCGTCTCGATCCGCTCGGTTCGGCTCCGGCACGGTTCGGACGGGAGGCCCGTCACCCCCTGGCAGGGCGCCGCCGCGTCGCGGACATGGTCGCCTCCACCGCCCTGCTCGTGGTGCTGACGCTCGAAGCGTTGGCAGCGGGGTGGGGCATCAAGCTCATGTCGTTGGCGTTCGTGTCGTGCGCTGCTCCGGGGAACACGTGCAACGTGGGACTCGGTGACTCGGTCGTGACGGTCGGGCCGATCCTGATCGCGCTGGTGCTGGTCGCCTCGATCGTGGTGTGCATCCTGCGACTGGTGCGGCGTCGGCTGGCGTGGCCGGTCGTGCTCGTGGGGATGGCGGCGGTGGTGGCCGTATTCTTCGCGGCGCTGCTGCTCATCGAGAGTTCGGTGACGCACGGCATCTGA